One Malus domestica chromosome 11, GDT2T_hap1 genomic region harbors:
- the LOC103448383 gene encoding stigma-specific STIG1-like protein 1, with the protein MEVIKIILIIATTMALSITLMTVKRFGYGVEEGKTPFTDSWKEQLEVDENTSLLPSKRVSRFLAEKDLVDRNPRAADHCHKDNEVCAYTPPGYKNSTCCNNKCIDLSEDKHNCGACKQKCKYTESCCRGGCVDTNYDKRHCGQCNSPCKLGQFCVYGLCNYA; encoded by the coding sequence ATGGAGGTCATCAAGATTATATTGATCATAGCAACAACCATGGCTTTGTCTATCACTCTCATGACCGTGAAAAGGTTCGGTTATGGAGTAGAAGAAGGAAAAACCCCTTTCACCGACTCGTGGAAAGAGCAACTGGAGGTCGATGAAAACACCTCGCTACTTCCTTCGAAGAGGGTGAGTCGTTTCCTAGCTGAAAAGGATCTGGTTGACAGAAACCCTAGAGCAGCTGACCATTGCCACAAAGACAATGAGGTATGTGCCTACACGCCCCCGGGCTATAAGAACTCAACGTGTTGCAATAACAAGTGCATAGACTTGTCCGAGGACAAGCACAACTGTGGTGCATGCAAGCAGAAGTGCAAGTACACTGAATCGTGTTGTAGGGGGGGTTGCGTGGACACAAATTATGACAAGAGGCATTGTGGCCAATGCAACAGTCCCTGCAAGTTGGGGCAGTTCTGTGTATATGGTCTTTGCAATTATGCGTGA